The nucleotide window TTGAGGggaggaaaatacattttaatgccACTCGGCGGCCGCTCCTCTCAGGGCTTCGACGGGCTGGCGGCCGTGGCGCTCCAGGGGTCGCTGCGGCGTCTGGGCTGGCCCGGACGAGCTCCGCCGGTCGCCCCGGGATTTAAATGTCCTTCGCTCCGCGCCTTGCCCTGTGGGAGCTGCGCGGGCGGCGGGCTGGACGCCTCTCCTGAGGGATCTCTCCCGCCGAAGACGCCCCCCGAATTAAAGGGCGCGAGCCGGGCCGGGAGCGGCTGGCTCTTCCCCTTTCCGAGGCATGCCCGGGTTTCCTCCCGCCAGAGTTCTCTTTGCGCGAGGGGCCGGGGGTCGCGCTCCGTGCGAGCCG belongs to Sus scrofa isolate TJ Tabasco breed Duroc chromosome 16, Sscrofa11.1, whole genome shotgun sequence and includes:
- the LOC110257311 gene encoding uncharacterized protein LOC110257311, giving the protein MPAGAERAAGPSSMLSLLSFLVCGSLSVFLSPLPLPPRPLDLRGGKYILMPLGGRSSQGFDGLAAVALQGSLRRLGWPGRAPPVAPGFKCPSLRALPCGSCAGGGLDASPEGSLPPKTPPELKGASRAGSGWLFPFPRHARVSSRQSSLCARGRGSRSVRAAGSSDGPGLAAGGCRSARRRGSEAAPASRPERPPGSRARPRTLFSFSGLFVFLSVFCHLRKGETKQKSLYFFSGLVK